In Anabrus simplex isolate iqAnaSimp1 chromosome 12, ASM4041472v1, whole genome shotgun sequence, a genomic segment contains:
- the LOC136884560 gene encoding uncharacterized protein, whose amino-acid sequence MAGVLTAALLLAAFALVTVAYDPEDTMLEKVLPPPGNFEAFYPGEAFGVEDGSVRAPHGHASFYKHRNPALVDAKNAAAYGFRFDGGRRFNYD is encoded by the exons ATGGCAGGG GTACTCACCGCTGCGCTGCTTTTGGCGGCATTCGCCCTGGTAACAGTCGCCTACGATCCTGAAGACACAATGCTAGAGAAAGTTCTTCCACCACCTGGTAACTTCGAGGCTTTCTATCCTGGTGAGGCTTTTGGTGTTGAAGATGGGTCAGTGCGAGCTCCTCATGGCCATGCTAGCTTCTACAAACATCGTAATCCAGCTCTGGTGGACGCCAAGAACGCCGCAGCGTACGGGTTCCGTTTCGACGGTGGACGGCGCTTCAATTATGATTAA